One part of the Streptomyces sp. NBC_00286 genome encodes these proteins:
- a CDS encoding zf-HC2 domain-containing protein — protein sequence MSWHVAEDDLRAYVRGELAPPMLWSADAHLAACAECRSVLNEVGDPVALDEGWERLDAELDAPRPGFVESLLVRFGVGDDTARLLAATPVLRLSWLSALIAVLVMTIVATHSVRSADSPTLFLALAPLLPLAGVALSYGPVLDPTYEMAVVSPMHGFRLLMIRTLAVLPVGLGVNGLASLAMPSYGLLAAAWLLPALALTALALALTPRLGPGTAPALVGGGWVVLLVVAHLMASSGSTLAPFTAQGQGAAALVAGLASWLLYYVRDRFDFSNGSTGSAV from the coding sequence CTGGTCCGCCGACGCGCACCTCGCCGCCTGCGCCGAGTGCCGGTCCGTGCTGAACGAGGTGGGCGACCCGGTGGCCTTGGACGAGGGCTGGGAGCGGCTGGACGCCGAGCTGGACGCGCCGAGGCCCGGGTTCGTCGAGTCGCTGCTTGTGCGGTTCGGCGTCGGGGACGACACCGCGCGGCTGCTCGCGGCCACGCCCGTGCTGCGGCTGTCCTGGCTGAGCGCGCTCATCGCCGTGCTGGTCATGACGATAGTGGCCACCCATTCCGTACGGTCCGCGGATTCGCCCACGCTGTTCCTCGCCCTCGCACCGCTGCTGCCGCTCGCCGGGGTCGCGCTGTCGTACGGGCCCGTGCTGGACCCGACGTACGAGATGGCGGTGGTCTCGCCGATGCACGGCTTCCGGCTGCTGATGATCAGAACGCTGGCCGTGCTGCCGGTCGGGCTCGGGGTCAACGGCCTGGCGAGCCTGGCCATGCCTTCGTACGGCCTGCTCGCGGCGGCCTGGCTCCTGCCGGCACTGGCGCTCACGGCCCTCGCTCTCGCGCTGACCCCGAGACTCGGCCCCGGCACCGCGCCTGCCCTGGTGGGTGGGGGCTGGGTGGTGTTGCTGGTGGTGGCCCACCTGATGGCGTCCTCGGGCAGCACACTCGCGCCGTTCACGGCTCAGGGGCAGGGGGCGGCGGCACTGGTCGCGGGTCTCGCCAGCTGGCTTCTCTACTACGTACGTGATCGTTTCGACTTCTCCAACGGGAGCACCGGGAGTGCCGTATGA
- a CDS encoding ABC transporter ATP-binding protein — translation MTDLRTTPTVSASGLTLRYGRTAALDDVSLRLTTGVTGLLGPNGAGKTTLLRVLATAVPPDRGAFTVLGHDPATAAGRQEVRRRLGYLPQTPGFHTDFTAFASVDYVAILKEMTDRAARHREVRRVLEAVDLGDHRGLRIRRLSGGMRQRVALAAALVGDPGFLVLDEPTVGLDPEQRMRFRELIATAGEGRTVLLSTHQTEDVAMLCHRVIVLAGGRVRFDGTPAELTARAEGRVWSGTERDPRAKAAWRTGTGAFRHLGDPPEGASLLEPTLEDGYLLALEASEDSGVAA, via the coding sequence ATGACCGACCTCCGTACGACACCCACGGTGTCCGCCTCCGGGCTGACCCTGCGCTATGGCAGAACGGCTGCCCTCGATGACGTGTCCTTGCGGCTCACGACCGGCGTGACCGGGCTGCTCGGGCCGAACGGCGCGGGCAAGACGACGCTGCTGCGGGTGCTGGCCACGGCCGTGCCCCCCGACCGGGGCGCGTTCACCGTGCTCGGGCACGATCCGGCCACCGCGGCGGGGCGCCAGGAGGTGCGGCGCAGGCTGGGTTACCTGCCACAGACGCCCGGCTTCCATACGGACTTCACGGCCTTCGCCTCCGTCGACTATGTGGCGATCCTCAAGGAGATGACCGACCGCGCGGCCCGGCACCGGGAAGTGCGGCGCGTTCTCGAGGCGGTCGATCTCGGGGACCACCGCGGCCTGCGGATCCGCCGGCTGTCGGGCGGAATGCGGCAGCGGGTCGCGTTGGCCGCCGCGCTCGTGGGCGACCCCGGTTTCCTCGTACTGGACGAGCCGACGGTCGGGCTCGATCCCGAACAGCGCATGCGCTTCCGGGAGTTGATCGCCACGGCGGGCGAGGGGCGTACGGTCCTGCTCTCCACCCACCAGACCGAGGACGTCGCGATGCTCTGCCACCGCGTGATCGTCCTGGCCGGCGGCCGGGTCCGCTTCGATGGCACCCCGGCCGAGCTGACCGCGCGGGCGGAGGGCCGGGTGTGGAGCGGTACGGAGCGGGATCCACGGGCGAAGGCCGCCTGGCGTACGGGGACGGGGGCTTTCCGGCACCTCGGGGATCCGCCGGAGGGGGCGTCGCTGCTCGAACCCACGCTGGAGGATGGGTACTTGCTGGCCCTTGAGGCTTCTGAGGACTCGGGGGTGGCGGCGTGA
- a CDS encoding ABC transporter permease, which yields MSTDVSEVRSAGSAVTTDSGRRWRAVIALARFEARELFLQIPVFILFLAYVVAAGWELWQGDDEAGPYPVLQDVDRSTQWSSVLLWIALVICVHRAVLRSRQQGTDRHIETLVMEPWRRTVAHALSVVPFALATALVVAVQYTWAAVRPGAVGSGSFFELVVGPLSVLFFGVVGVLLARVVPSAFAVPLLVVGAFVAAESLTSATDDAHWVQWLMPVVDNNQSIPVPSDLLGRPAEWHALYLVGLIVLAACAAVLVSGGRTRVVKAVAAGAAALTLVGVAGQSRGESPALLAERKRASVAPEEFQTCVPHGRSTYCAFLEWEGQTGDWASVVRRVQSLAGGSAAGAKLTVRQRVNLLYGITGSAAIDPSRTPGQVTVRTLWGGNYTSEFAVGVASVLVAGNEEAGSLLCDARVIPVMWLALGTMDDPIAKLRALRLDGSDMGGAVVGTPTNPLSMAAQQTEVVKELLQRPRYSVAAKVKAHWTELTSPETSVTRAAELLDVPVPKGDDGVNEKGDCETAAYR from the coding sequence GTGAGTACGGACGTTTCGGAGGTACGGTCCGCCGGGTCGGCGGTGACCACGGACTCCGGCAGGCGCTGGAGAGCCGTGATCGCGCTCGCTCGCTTCGAGGCGCGTGAACTGTTCCTGCAGATCCCGGTGTTCATCCTGTTCCTGGCCTATGTGGTCGCGGCCGGCTGGGAATTGTGGCAGGGCGATGACGAGGCGGGGCCGTACCCGGTGCTCCAGGACGTGGACCGCTCCACGCAGTGGTCGTCGGTGCTCCTGTGGATAGCGCTGGTGATATGTGTCCACCGGGCCGTGCTGCGGTCCCGTCAGCAGGGCACGGACCGGCACATCGAAACCCTGGTCATGGAGCCGTGGCGACGCACGGTGGCGCATGCGCTGTCGGTGGTGCCGTTCGCCCTGGCGACCGCGCTGGTGGTTGCTGTCCAGTACACCTGGGCGGCGGTGCGGCCTGGAGCGGTCGGCTCGGGTTCGTTCTTCGAGCTGGTCGTGGGGCCGCTGTCCGTTCTGTTCTTCGGTGTCGTCGGAGTGCTGCTCGCGCGGGTGGTGCCGTCGGCGTTCGCCGTGCCGCTGCTTGTGGTGGGCGCCTTCGTCGCGGCCGAGTCGCTGACCTCGGCCACGGACGACGCGCACTGGGTGCAATGGCTGATGCCGGTCGTCGACAACAACCAGTCCATACCCGTGCCCTCCGATCTGCTGGGCCGTCCCGCCGAGTGGCACGCGCTGTATCTGGTGGGGCTGATCGTGCTTGCGGCGTGCGCGGCGGTGCTGGTCAGTGGCGGGCGGACGCGTGTGGTCAAGGCTGTCGCTGCGGGGGCGGCGGCGTTGACCCTGGTGGGGGTGGCGGGCCAGTCGCGGGGCGAGTCGCCCGCGCTGCTCGCGGAGCGGAAGCGGGCCTCGGTGGCGCCGGAGGAGTTCCAGACGTGCGTCCCGCACGGCCGGTCGACGTACTGCGCGTTCCTCGAGTGGGAGGGGCAGACCGGGGACTGGGCCTCGGTCGTCCGGCGCGTGCAGTCCCTCGCCGGCGGTTCCGCCGCGGGTGCGAAGCTGACGGTTCGCCAGCGCGTCAACCTCCTCTACGGCATCACCGGCAGCGCGGCGATCGACCCCTCCCGTACGCCGGGCCAGGTCACCGTCCGCACCTTGTGGGGCGGCAACTACACATCCGAGTTCGCCGTCGGGGTCGCCTCCGTGCTGGTCGCGGGCAACGAGGAAGCCGGCTCACTGTTGTGCGACGCCCGCGTCATTCCGGTGATGTGGCTGGCCCTCGGCACGATGGACGACCCGATAGCGAAACTCCGCGCTCTGCGGCTCGACGGCAGCGACATGGGCGGCGCTGTTGTCGGTACCCCCACGAATCCCTTGTCCATGGCGGCTCAACAGACGGAGGTGGTGAAGGAGTTGCTCCAGCGGCCGCGCTACAGCGTCGCGGCGAAGGTGAAGGCCCACTGGACGGAGTTGACATCTCCGGAGACTTCGGTGACGCGGGCGGCTGAGCTGTTGGATGTGCCTGTGCCGAAGGGGGACGACGGGGTGAACGAGAAGGGGGACTGCGAGACGGCTGCGTACAGATGA
- the mshD gene encoding mycothiol synthase, which translates to MTSDDTAPAVPTRTLDTLSELTPAQTEAVLALLEESARTDGQQAVSEQGRLQLTGGPQSEGASRSDSAKGGGGRREGVRHLLLTVQGQLVGYAQLEDTDPVEAPAAELVVHPSHRGRGHGRALGSALLAESGKRLRVWAHGGHSAARHLAQVLGLTLFRELRQLRRPLTDFDLPEPTLPAGVTVRTFVPGEDDAAWLAVNAEAFAHHPEQGSLTQRDLDDRKAQPWFDPSGFFLAFRGDELIGFHWTKVHAEEGLGEVYVLGVRPGAQGGGLGKALTTIGLRHLAAQALPTAMLYVDADNTAAVTVYERLGFVTYETDLMYRTES; encoded by the coding sequence ATGACCAGCGACGACACGGCCCCCGCCGTCCCCACTCGCACCCTCGACACCCTCTCCGAACTGACCCCCGCCCAGACCGAGGCAGTCCTCGCCCTCCTCGAGGAGTCCGCCCGGACCGACGGTCAGCAAGCGGTGTCCGAGCAGGGCCGGCTGCAGCTGACCGGAGGCCCCCAATCAGAAGGGGCATCGCGAAGCGATTCCGCCAAGGGTGGTGGTGGGCGACGGGAGGGAGTCCGGCACCTGCTGCTCACCGTGCAGGGCCAGCTCGTCGGCTACGCCCAGCTCGAGGACACCGACCCGGTCGAGGCCCCGGCCGCCGAGCTGGTCGTGCACCCGTCGCACCGCGGCCGCGGTCACGGCCGAGCCCTCGGCAGCGCCCTGCTCGCCGAGTCCGGCAAACGGCTACGCGTCTGGGCCCACGGCGGCCACTCCGCCGCCCGCCACCTCGCCCAAGTCCTCGGCCTCACCCTCTTCCGCGAACTGCGCCAGCTACGGCGCCCGTTGACCGACTTCGACCTGCCCGAGCCGACGCTTCCCGCGGGCGTGACGGTACGCACCTTCGTCCCCGGCGAGGACGACGCGGCCTGGCTCGCCGTGAACGCCGAAGCCTTCGCCCACCACCCCGAACAGGGCTCCCTCACCCAACGCGACCTCGACGACCGCAAGGCGCAGCCCTGGTTCGACCCCTCCGGCTTCTTCCTGGCCTTCCGCGGCGACGAGCTGATCGGCTTCCACTGGACGAAGGTCCACGCGGAGGAGGGCCTCGGCGAGGTCTACGTCCTCGGCGTACGCCCCGGCGCCCAGGGCGGCGGCCTCGGCAAGGCCCTCACCACGATCGGCCTCCGCCACCTGGCGGCCCAGGCCCTGCCCACGGCGATGCTGTACGTCGACGCGGACAACACAGCGGCGGTGACGGTCTACGAACGCCTGGGCTTCGTGACGTACGAGACGGACCTGATGTACCGGACGGAGTCGTAG
- a CDS encoding bifunctional metallophosphatase/5'-nucleotidase, whose translation MSAKPQPHHRRRRTRRLVAAAAGIATVGALIAALPAAAGETKSEATSKKPGGYNKPSRYQDVQLLSFNDLHGNLEPPSGSSGRVTEVHEDGHTETIDAGGVEYLATHLRQARKGNKYSVTAAGGDMVGASPLISGLFHDEPTIEALNKLDLDVTSVGNHEFDEGAKELGRLQKGGCHPTDGCYVEGKKFKGADFPYLAANVLDEKTKKPILKPYWVWKQNGVKVGFIGVTLEDTPGIVSAEGVKGLKFKDEVETINKYAKLLEKQGVKSVVALIHEGGFPASTAYNYDCDSPGAGDGISGPIVDIAKNITPKVDALVTGHTHTAYACTINDPSGKPRTVTSAASFGRLYTDTTLTYDRWTGDIARTAVDSANHVVTRDVPKAADMTELIKKWNTLAAPIGNRAIGHISADIPATGTESPLGDLIADAQLAHGKELDPETDLALMNPGGIRTGLTFAAKGAEGDGVVTFAEGFAVQPFANTVNLQDFTGAQLIKVLQEQVTGANAAAPKVLQVSDGLTYTLDLTKTGADRVVADSVKLNGAAIDPAATYRVATNSFLAGGGDGFTTLGQGTNELVGSDDLTALEKYLTANSSATNPISPPAANRITVVQ comes from the coding sequence ATGTCAGCCAAACCTCAGCCGCACCACCGGAGACGCCGGACCCGGAGGCTCGTCGCGGCCGCCGCCGGAATCGCCACCGTTGGTGCGCTGATCGCCGCGTTGCCGGCGGCGGCGGGCGAGACCAAGAGCGAAGCCACGAGCAAGAAGCCCGGCGGCTATAACAAGCCGAGCCGGTACCAGGACGTGCAGTTGCTGTCGTTCAACGACCTGCACGGGAATCTGGAGCCGCCGTCCGGTTCTTCCGGCCGCGTCACCGAGGTGCACGAGGACGGTCACACCGAGACCATCGACGCCGGTGGTGTCGAGTACCTCGCGACGCATCTGCGCCAGGCGCGCAAGGGCAACAAGTACTCCGTCACCGCGGCCGGCGGCGACATGGTCGGCGCCTCCCCGCTGATCTCCGGGCTCTTCCACGACGAGCCCACCATCGAGGCGCTGAACAAGCTCGACCTGGACGTGACCAGCGTCGGCAACCACGAGTTCGACGAGGGCGCCAAGGAACTGGGCCGTCTGCAGAAGGGCGGCTGCCACCCCACCGACGGCTGCTACGTCGAGGGCAAGAAGTTCAAGGGCGCCGACTTCCCGTACCTCGCCGCCAACGTCCTCGACGAGAAGACCAAGAAGCCGATCCTCAAGCCTTACTGGGTGTGGAAGCAGAACGGCGTCAAGGTCGGCTTCATCGGAGTGACCCTGGAGGACACCCCGGGCATCGTCTCCGCGGAGGGCGTCAAGGGCCTGAAGTTCAAGGACGAGGTCGAGACGATCAACAAGTACGCCAAGCTGCTGGAGAAGCAGGGCGTCAAGTCGGTCGTCGCGCTGATCCATGAGGGCGGCTTCCCGGCGTCCACGGCGTACAACTACGACTGCGACTCGCCGGGCGCCGGCGACGGCATCTCCGGCCCGATCGTGGACATCGCGAAGAACATCACGCCGAAGGTCGACGCCCTGGTCACCGGCCACACGCACACCGCGTACGCCTGCACGATCAACGACCCCTCGGGCAAGCCGCGTACGGTCACCTCGGCCGCGTCCTTCGGCCGGCTCTACACCGACACGACGCTGACGTACGACCGCTGGACCGGCGACATCGCGCGTACGGCCGTCGACTCCGCGAACCACGTGGTCACCCGGGATGTTCCGAAGGCCGCGGACATGACCGAGCTGATCAAGAAGTGGAACACGCTCGCGGCGCCGATCGGCAACCGCGCCATCGGCCATATCTCGGCCGACATCCCCGCCACCGGCACCGAGTCCCCGCTCGGCGACCTGATCGCGGACGCGCAGCTCGCGCACGGCAAGGAGCTGGACCCTGAGACCGATCTCGCGCTGATGAACCCGGGCGGTATCCGTACGGGGCTGACGTTCGCGGCGAAGGGCGCCGAGGGCGATGGAGTCGTCACGTTTGCCGAGGGCTTCGCGGTGCAGCCGTTCGCCAACACGGTGAACCTGCAGGACTTCACCGGCGCCCAGCTCATCAAGGTGCTCCAGGAGCAGGTGACCGGCGCCAACGCGGCCGCACCCAAGGTCCTTCAGGTCTCCGACGGTCTGACGTACACCCTGGACCTGACGAAGACCGGCGCGGACCGTGTCGTCGCCGACTCGGTCAAGCTGAACGGTGCCGCCATCGATCCGGCCGCCACCTACCGTGTCGCCACCAACAGTTTCCTCGCGGGCGGCGGCGACGGCTTCACCACACTGGGCCAGGGCACGAACGAGCTCGTCGGCTCCGACGACCTGACGGCCCTGGAGAAGTACCTCACCGCCAACTCATCGGCCACGAACCCGATTTCGCCTCCCGCGGCGAACCGGATCACGGTCGTGCAGTGA
- a CDS encoding LmeA family phospholipid-binding protein, producing the protein MRTPHPIETHPAATPPYTNPYDELGALDDGPLEEFLHEEHDDYEDREASDETGEDWAPPNHRRGARTRRRKNRFAGLPLALKAVVGLVVLAAFLTLADRWALLYAEHKAADKLKDQLDLSAAPEVEIGGFPFLTQLADSRVDSVKVTVPDVAADRVSLAKVSATATGIRIEGGLTSVRGATIPQLQGEVLLSFADLNRELGASQVTFTGHGTDEVRARGTLPVAGQNLRLRADARIQRDGDRGISTEIDGMRLDIGDLATYRPGSRPSEGLHLTSTSAERLAKETKKAKALLAIPAIVERLGVPQSAVQEALRDDTKLAELTGSADFAREAMNLNLIDIAADNPALLKRLGFDPALLDGLTQLTRPVLVDRLSLGFRLPKPADGDVRLQDVRVQKDGIRVRVTGEGLSIGG; encoded by the coding sequence ATGCGTACCCCCCACCCCATAGAGACGCATCCCGCAGCGACGCCTCCCTATACGAACCCGTACGACGAGCTCGGCGCCCTGGACGACGGGCCGCTGGAGGAGTTTCTGCACGAGGAGCACGACGACTACGAAGATCGTGAGGCCTCCGATGAGACCGGCGAGGACTGGGCCCCGCCCAACCACCGCCGGGGCGCCCGTACTCGCCGCCGGAAGAACCGTTTCGCGGGCCTGCCGCTTGCATTGAAGGCGGTGGTCGGGCTCGTCGTCCTCGCGGCGTTCCTGACCCTCGCCGATCGCTGGGCCCTCCTCTACGCCGAGCACAAGGCGGCCGACAAGCTCAAGGACCAGCTGGACCTGAGCGCCGCGCCCGAGGTGGAGATCGGCGGCTTCCCCTTCCTTACGCAGCTCGCCGACAGCCGGGTCGACTCGGTGAAGGTGACCGTGCCGGACGTGGCGGCGGACCGGGTTTCGCTCGCGAAGGTGTCGGCCACGGCCACGGGCATCCGGATCGAGGGCGGCCTCACTTCCGTACGGGGCGCCACCATCCCCCAGTTGCAGGGCGAGGTGCTGCTCTCCTTCGCGGACCTGAACCGCGAACTCGGCGCATCCCAGGTCACGTTCACCGGTCATGGCACGGACGAGGTGCGGGCGCGCGGCACGTTGCCCGTCGCCGGGCAGAATCTGCGGTTGCGCGCCGACGCGCGGATCCAGCGGGACGGCGACCGTGGGATCTCGACCGAGATCGACGGAATGCGCCTGGACATCGGCGACTTGGCGACCTACCGGCCGGGCTCCCGCCCCTCCGAGGGCCTGCACCTGACGTCCACGTCGGCCGAGCGCCTGGCCAAGGAGACCAAGAAGGCCAAGGCCCTGCTCGCCATCCCCGCGATCGTCGAACGCCTCGGCGTACCGCAGTCGGCGGTCCAGGAAGCGCTCCGCGACGACACCAAGCTCGCCGAACTCACCGGTTCCGCGGACTTCGCCCGCGAGGCGATGAACCTCAACCTCATCGACATCGCCGCGGACAACCCCGCGTTGCTGAAGCGCCTCGGCTTCGACCCGGCCCTCCTCGACGGCCTCACCCAGCTCACCCGCCCGGTCCTGGTCGACCGCCTCTCCCTCGGCTTCCGCCTCCCGAAGCCGGCGGACGGGGACGTACGACTGCAGGATGTACGGGTACAGAAGGACGGGATCCGGGTGCGGGTCACGGGAGAGGGGCTGTCGATCGGGGGTTAG
- a CDS encoding helix-turn-helix domain-containing protein, with the protein MLTLGDMCAEPDFSLRIVDGSPPAADRVVDAVRVLPGTSWERDPLADVGDELVVIRPFADGLADRQSGNGKSKAREAAERLLRELARQRAAALVVAVDRHGAAAVPAAIRVSAARLSLPLLTTTKSLQQWSELAPRVREYRRRHAEWQAEQLAALLNRLPDRLDDADAAVMQRVADWLAAALEGEVLVSDPQRGVLAASPATAPGTFAPLLVGRSVEPPGAVTPNTRFVPLAGAGSGAVLAVTASRPFDDAGTDLTRHAAKVLGLIDQAGRRHHQVADSERQLRLSAFQLLMIGEEAAAQRVMAPLAPGLLDMESLRVYVIDCADEDREITARLAERAVADHALMVRCPAFNHLIILDPARDGAPGNTYDPSGLPLTSPSETAEELRRIVTSLSSHRMGGSRVCQLGEVADAYEEARNALAQASRLPDRVALGEDRMHLVDVLPPKTARRWAGTLLHPLLTLPMSRRDQLLRTLDLGLEVRHKAAGRLLGVHRNTVTHRMNTCFDLLGLDRDRVLNQIAVSTALKIVMAHGHDDLSADPEADFAAMVSVPEVRAWAESFLRPLKDDPRDLPRTLRAWLENDTHVESTATALGISPVTVRAHLRTAAPLIQRELTLDLDGDTLPDDDDHVLSGVRPLAFALHATTGRPLLPSRPVHG; encoded by the coding sequence ATGCTCACGTTGGGCGACATGTGCGCGGAGCCTGACTTCTCGCTGCGTATCGTCGACGGCAGTCCGCCGGCCGCCGACCGGGTCGTCGATGCCGTACGGGTGCTGCCGGGGACCTCTTGGGAACGTGATCCGCTCGCGGATGTCGGCGACGAGCTCGTGGTGATCCGCCCGTTCGCGGACGGGCTCGCCGACCGGCAGTCGGGCAACGGCAAGAGCAAGGCCAGGGAAGCGGCCGAGCGGTTACTGCGCGAGCTGGCGCGGCAGCGGGCCGCGGCCCTGGTCGTGGCCGTCGACCGGCACGGGGCCGCGGCCGTTCCTGCCGCGATCCGCGTCTCGGCGGCCCGGCTGAGCCTGCCGTTGCTGACCACGACGAAGTCGCTTCAGCAGTGGAGCGAGCTGGCGCCGCGGGTGCGTGAGTACCGGCGCCGGCACGCGGAGTGGCAGGCCGAGCAGCTCGCCGCCCTCCTGAACCGGCTGCCCGACCGCCTCGACGACGCGGACGCGGCGGTGATGCAGCGCGTCGCCGACTGGCTGGCGGCGGCGCTGGAAGGCGAGGTGCTGGTCAGCGATCCGCAGCGGGGTGTGCTGGCCGCGTCGCCGGCGACGGCGCCGGGGACGTTCGCGCCGCTGCTGGTGGGCCGGAGTGTGGAGCCGCCCGGTGCCGTGACGCCGAACACGCGGTTCGTGCCGCTCGCCGGGGCGGGTTCGGGCGCGGTCCTTGCGGTGACCGCGAGTCGCCCGTTCGACGATGCCGGTACGGATCTGACGCGGCATGCGGCCAAGGTGCTGGGCCTGATCGACCAGGCCGGCCGACGGCACCACCAAGTGGCCGACTCCGAGCGGCAGTTGAGGCTCAGCGCCTTCCAGCTCCTCATGATCGGCGAGGAGGCCGCCGCCCAGCGGGTGATGGCTCCGCTCGCGCCGGGGCTGCTGGACATGGAATCCCTACGGGTCTACGTGATCGACTGCGCGGACGAGGACCGCGAGATCACCGCCCGGCTCGCCGAACGTGCGGTCGCCGACCACGCGTTGATGGTGCGCTGCCCCGCCTTCAACCACCTGATCATCCTGGATCCGGCGCGCGACGGCGCCCCCGGGAACACGTACGACCCTTCCGGCCTCCCGCTGACCTCGCCATCGGAGACGGCCGAAGAGCTGCGCCGGATCGTCACCTCGCTGTCCAGTCACCGTATGGGCGGCAGCCGGGTGTGCCAGCTCGGCGAGGTCGCGGACGCCTACGAGGAGGCCCGTAACGCCCTCGCGCAGGCGAGCCGGCTGCCCGACCGGGTCGCGCTCGGCGAGGACCGGATGCATCTCGTGGACGTACTGCCCCCGAAGACGGCGCGCCGCTGGGCCGGAACCCTGCTGCACCCCCTGCTGACCCTGCCCATGAGCCGCCGCGACCAGCTGCTGCGCACCCTGGACCTGGGCCTGGAGGTACGGCACAAGGCGGCCGGCCGCCTGCTGGGCGTTCACCGCAACACCGTGACGCACCGCATGAACACCTGCTTCGACCTGCTCGGCCTCGACCGCGACCGCGTTCTGAACCAGATCGCGGTGTCCACAGCCCTCAAGATCGTCATGGCGCACGGCCACGACGACCTCTCGGCCGACCCGGAGGCCGACTTCGCGGCGATGGTGTCGGTACCGGAGGTGCGGGCCTGGGCCGAGTCGTTCCTGCGCCCGCTGAAGGACGACCCGCGTGACCTCCCGCGCACACTGCGCGCGTGGCTGGAGAACGACACCCACGTGGAGTCGACGGCCACGGCTCTCGGCATCTCCCCGGTGACGGTACGCGCCCACCTCCGCACCGCCGCCCCCCTCATCCAACGCGAACTGACCCTGGACCTGGACGGCGACACCCTCCCGGACGACGACGACCACGTACTGAGCGGAGTACGCCCCCTCGCCTTCGCCCTCCACGCCACGACCGGCCGCCCGCTCCTGCCGTCCCGCCCTGTGCACGGCTGA
- a CDS encoding DUF6247 family protein — MVHEVDPNSCERTPEAIRAALQRRPDWLQAFEQDWLSAAADFDHSALDGVIDKWFPFACACATPGYLDEVEQTVKAMAEGDTEGLVFRDADGNAYDADNQPIDAGRCG, encoded by the coding sequence ATGGTTCACGAGGTGGATCCGAACTCCTGCGAGAGAACGCCGGAGGCGATTCGCGCAGCTCTGCAGCGGCGCCCCGACTGGTTGCAGGCCTTCGAGCAGGACTGGCTGAGCGCGGCGGCGGACTTCGATCACTCGGCGCTCGACGGCGTGATCGACAAGTGGTTCCCCTTCGCCTGTGCCTGCGCGACGCCCGGCTACCTCGACGAGGTGGAGCAGACCGTCAAGGCCATGGCCGAGGGCGACACCGAGGGCCTGGTCTTCCGCGACGCGGACGGCAACGCGTACGACGCCGACAACCAGCCCATCGATGCGGGCAGGTGTGGGTGA
- a CDS encoding helix-turn-helix domain-containing protein produces MGEQVDAEGQSGRAALGRTLRLLREKAGKSLGQLAEETAYDKSYLYRLETGERLSKRAVMEDLDRYHGTDDLLVRLWRAARKEVIKDKYKAFMELEATARVMWLFQLRVPGLLQTEDYARAVLSGLSGAQTTAGNGEEVEEQVALRLGRQELLYWGTAPSVRVILDEGALRRAVPDAKVWTDQLSHLLDAAELPNVALQVLPYTAGVHDLMNSDLILLWQRVGDPVAYVEGNGIGVLIDDPDKVLSYRLSYDLVRDAALTPVESTAFIKRLLEECRS; encoded by the coding sequence GTGGGCGAACAGGTTGACGCGGAAGGGCAGTCGGGGCGCGCAGCCCTCGGGCGGACGTTGCGGCTCCTGCGGGAAAAGGCCGGTAAGTCGCTGGGGCAGTTGGCCGAGGAGACGGCGTACGACAAGAGCTATCTGTACCGCCTGGAAACGGGGGAACGGCTCTCCAAACGGGCGGTCATGGAGGACCTGGACAGGTATCACGGCACAGATGACCTGCTGGTTCGCTTGTGGCGCGCCGCGCGCAAGGAGGTCATCAAGGACAAGTACAAGGCCTTCATGGAACTGGAAGCCACGGCGCGCGTCATGTGGCTGTTCCAACTTCGGGTGCCGGGGCTGTTGCAGACCGAGGACTACGCCCGAGCGGTGTTGTCAGGGTTGTCTGGCGCGCAGACAACGGCTGGCAACGGCGAGGAAGTCGAGGAGCAGGTGGCCTTGCGCCTGGGACGGCAGGAGCTGCTGTACTGGGGTACGGCGCCGAGCGTGCGCGTGATCCTGGACGAAGGGGCGCTGCGGCGCGCGGTTCCCGACGCGAAGGTGTGGACAGACCAGCTGTCGCATCTGCTGGACGCGGCGGAACTCCCGAATGTCGCGCTCCAGGTGCTGCCCTACACCGCTGGCGTGCACGACCTCATGAACAGCGACCTCATCCTGTTGTGGCAGCGAGTCGGCGATCCCGTTGCCTACGTGGAAGGCAACGGGATCGGCGTTCTGATCGACGATCCGGACAAGGTCCTGTCCTACCGCTTGTCCTACGATCTGGTCAGGGACGCGGCCCTGACTCCGGTGGAGTCGACGGCGTTCATCAAGCGACTTCTGGAGGAGTGCAGATCATGA
- a CDS encoding DUF397 domain-containing protein, with the protein MNRTPDLSTAVWRKSSYSDGGASNCVEVADGYVGVVPVRDSKAPDGGALVFGTSSWSAFVGAVKETA; encoded by the coding sequence ATGAACCGAACCCCGGACCTCAGCACCGCCGTGTGGCGCAAGTCGTCCTACAGCGACGGGGGAGCCTCGAACTGCGTCGAGGTCGCCGACGGCTATGTCGGCGTAGTCCCGGTCCGTGACAGCAAAGCCCCGGACGGCGGCGCGCTGGTCTTCGGGACGTCGTCGTGGTCCGCGTTCGTGGGCGCGGTGAAGGAGACCGCGTGA